The following proteins are encoded in a genomic region of Cryptomeria japonica chromosome 11, Sugi_1.0, whole genome shotgun sequence:
- the LOC131068648 gene encoding aspartic proteinase nepenthesin-2, translating to MARLTGVVIVLCAFLLQCSDGTRSLKQDETRYRIDMFRRDWPSSPLLDGLNNITRTEQVRRAIERSKWRAQRLQAHQIDGLGTGYYTSPVSGGDGEFIMQIGVGEPSPLVQHAIMDTGSDMIWIQCTPCTLCSPQQDAFYNPTLSSTYRPLHCPTSDCDIDSGLMCGVDDGICKYRYGYGDGSATTGDVAFETFSVRSGSGNNSSWKAFPGLRFGCGHQQEGSFDGVDGVVGLGRGKFSLASQLSGFIKNKFSYCLPPMDHTSGTTHLVLGDAPPSHHHHKRKYSSTPFVGTHPDFYYLSLEGISVEGKAIKYPPGTFANDDVGGFIIDSGTTLSYLPEPAYGALVDALSSRINATPVDASSSGGTGLCYEQILPMADIPSIAFHFAWDATFDVPAQNSFVLVQDNQGRQLLCLAFMNGGPARSLAILGNIQQQNYDIVYDLEKNSLSFAPAHCGKTH from the coding sequence ATGGCGAGGTTAACAGGAGTTGTTATAGTGCTGTGCGCTTTCCTTTTACAGTGCAGCGATGGAACGAGAAGCTTGAAACAAGATGAGACAAGGTACAGGATAGATATGTTCCGCAGGGACTGGCCTTCCTCTCCTCTTTTGGATGGGCTCAACAACATAACAAGGACGGAGCAAGTGCGGCGAGCAATCGAAAGAAGCAAGTGGAGAGCTCAGAGGCTTCAAGCTCACCAAATAGACGGATTGGGCACAGGATACTATACCAGTCCAGTGAGTGGGGGAGACGGGGAATTCATAATGCAAATAGGCGTCGGAGAACCTTCTCCACTGGTGCAGCATGCAATCATGGACACTGGCAGCGACATGATCTGGATCCAGTGCACCCCTTGCACTCTCTGCTCTCCCCAACAAGACGCTTTCTACAATCCCACCCTTTCTTCCACTTATCGACCGCTTCATTGCCCAACCAGTGACTGCGATATAGACAGTGGATTGATGTGCGGTGTGGACGATGGGATTTGCAAATACAGGTATGGATATGGCGATGGTTCAGCCACGACAGGTGACGTGGCTTTCGAAACATTCAGTGTGAGGAGTGGGAGTGGGAACAACTCCAGCTGGAAGGCTTTTCCTGGCCTTCGGTTCGGGTGTGGGCATCAGCAGGAGGGCTCTTTCGACGGCGTCGACGGCGTTGTGGGCTTGGGACGAGGGAAATTCTCCTTGGCATCTCAGCTTTCGGGCTTCATCAAGAACAAGTTTTCTTATTGCTTACCGCCCATGGACCACACTTCAGGCACCACCCATTTGGTCTTAGGGGACGCTCCACCCAGTCATCACCATCACAAAAGGAAGTATAGCTCCACTCCTTTTGTGGGAACACATCCGGATTTCTACTATCTCAGCCTGGAAGGAATCAGCGTTGAGGGCAAAGCAATCAAGTATCCGCCCGGTACTTTCGCTAATGATGATGTGGGTGGTTTCATAATCGATTCAGGAACCACTCTCAGTTATCTTCCTGAACCTGCCTACGGTGCCCTTGTGGATGCCCTCAGTTCTCGTATCAACGCTACACCTGTGGATGCTAGTTCTTCCGGTGGAACCGGTCTTTGCTACGAGCAAATCCTTCCGATGGCAGACATTCCCAGTATTGCATTCCATTTTGCATGGGATGCAACATTTGATGTGCCTGCGCAGAATTCGTTCGTCTTGGTCCAAGATAATCAAGGACGTCAGTTGCTTTGCTTGGCGTTTATGAATGGAGGGCCTGCGCGTTCACTGGCTATATTAGGGAATATTCAGCAGCAGAATTATGACATCGTTTACGATTTGGAGAAGAACAGCCTCTCTTTTGCTCCTGCCCACTGTGGGAAAACACACTAG